The Zymoseptoria tritici IPO323 chromosome 4, whole genome shotgun sequence genome includes the window ACCGCAGTTCAGGCCGGAGGAGTGGTCGCGGAGCTCGTAGATGATCTCGTCCATCTCGAAcgcggcggtgatggtctCGATGAGGCAGGTGGCACGGATGGTGCCTCGGGACATGCCAATGTAGTCTTGTGCGAGGTTGAACACATCGTTCCACAGTCTTGCCTCGAGGTGGCTCTCCATCTTGGGGAGGTAGAAGTATGGGCCGGTGCCGCGCTTGACGAGCTCGCGGGCATTGTTGAAGAAGTACAGAccgaagtcgaagagacCACCGGAGATTGGCTCACCGTCGACGGTGAAGTGCTTCTCCTCGAGGTGCCATCCGCGAGCACGGGCGATGAGGGTCGGGAGGGTACGGTCGGTGCGGAGCTTGTAGTCCTTGTCGCCAATCTTAAAGTCCACCTGCCTGCGAATCGCATCGTGGAGGTTCAGCTGGCCGTTGATCATGTTGTCCCATGTCGGGGCATTCGAGTCTAGAGAAATGTTAGGTCGGCATTACGGTCGAAAGGATGGAATGCCTCGTACCCTCAAAGTCGGCCATGTAGGTCCACACATCTGCGTTCAAGGCATTGACAACCATCTTCCTGTCTGTTGGTCCAGTGATCTCAAGTCTGCGGTCCACGAGACCTGGCGCGGGTGGTGCACCCCTCCATGCATCGTTCTCGCGGATGTGTGCAGTCTCTGGGAGGAAGTCGAGCTGGTGGCCTTTGTCGAGCTCGGCTTGACGGACGAGGCGGCGCTCGAGCAATGCCTTGCGGCGGGCGTTGAAGGTACGAtggaggacggcgaggaagatggtgGCATCCTTGGAGAGGATCTGGCGGGTTTGGTCGTTCAATCGGCCAAAGATGTTGACATCTTGGAGGATCTGCTCGGTGTTGACTGGGTTTGGCATTGTCGCTGGTATTACGTCGGTGGTGTGAGGGAGAAGTGTTGTTGTattggagagggagggagggaatGTATGATGAGGAGAGAGAATAAGAAAGTCAAGAGTCGTCTGGTTAGAGAGAGCCGCTTACCACCCTCTTGATATATACGTCACTGGCCTTGAGAGGTAAAACTGCTCTGGACGTTTGTTCTGCCGAGGACCAAGTCGGTCGCAGGTGATAGGTGAAGAGCCCATCCGCACCCGATCGGCTGAGGGGAGCAACGACCCTGTGGGGAAAGACCAATCATCACGCTTGCCGAGCCTGCCGCAACTCTAATCGGGCATGTGAAAGAACATCGCAAAGAGCAGAGACGGACAACATCGCTAGAGTCTTCGGATCCTGGACAGAACGCGAGGCATTGCTCGACATTTGCGCGGTGACTCTGACAAGCCTTGTGGTAGGCCTTGCTGGCCTCTGTCCGGGCCTTATAACAATCGGAAGATGTCGCCGCAGCACCCGCCATAGCCGACCAAGACATTCAGAAGCTCTGCCCGAGGTCCAGGCCTCACGTTCTCTTTCATGACCTGAGTGGAACTGGCCGCGAGTTAACCGCACCGTCCGTAGCAACCGTACCGCCCGCTCGCTGCCATTTGCATAGCGTCGATATGTTTCATGTCTTGCATGCTCGAATTGTCACACAGAGTACATTGGGTGGTCTGTCGCCGGCAGTGTTTCGACGAACAGCTGGCTTTGCCGACATCTAGCTGGATGTTGCATCTGTGGATAGCTCCAGGTCATCAGGAATATACAACTCGCCCTTGAAGAGAAATCTAGCTGTGCGCACAAACGACAATGTCTTGAAAGTCGGCAAGCCGTCGCTCCCAGTCTCACCAACCTCGAGAGATATCGGCAGGATGCCTGAAGGATGGTGGACATTAAACTCTTTCTCGTGGACCGCACTCGGTCTCGTAAGCTCCGCGACCAAGGAGCCAGGTATTCGACTGCAGGCTGCTGTGCAAGTGGCTCCTGCACCTGCCATGGCTGAGTGGCAGGCATTATCCAAGAAGAGCCGCGACTGTATATGAGCATTTTCATCTGGAGTCGACGACAGCAATGCTACCATAGGCAAGATCGGAGTATCCTCGTCGACGGTGGTCCAGTCGCGACACAAACCAACGGAATGTGCTGCACGACCACGGAACTCTCGAATTCGCTTGAGCAGCTGCTTGTCCTC containing:
- a CDS encoding malate synthase, with the protein product MPNPVNTEQILQDVNIFGRLNDQTRQILSKDATIFLAVLHRTFNARRKALLERRLVRQAELDKGHQLDFLPETAHIRENDAWRGAPPAPGLVDRRLEITGPTDRKMVVNALNADVWTYMADFEDSNAPTWDNMINGQLNLHDAIRRQVDFKIGDKDYKLRTDRTLPTLIARARGWHLEEKHFTVDGEPISGGLFDFGLYFFNNARELVKRGTGPYFYLPKMESHLEARLWNDVFNLAQDYIGMSRGTIRATCLIETITAAFEMDEIIYELRDHSSGLNCGRWDYIFSVIKRHRQNSQFVLPDRSAVTMTVPFMDAYVRLLIKTCHRRGVHAMGGMAAQIPIKNDEEANKKAMDGVRADKLREVRAGHDGTWVAHPALAQIAGEVFNKHMTTPNQLHVRREDVQVNANDLLNMNVPGSITEDGIRKNLNIGLGYMEGWLRGVGCVPINFLMEDAATAEVSRSQLWQWVRHGVSTDAGKKVDKQYALRLLYEQAEELQKNGPKGNKYPLAAKYFATQVTGEDYAEFLTSLLYNEITNAGEKTAASKL